One Bdellovibrio bacteriovorus str. Tiberius DNA segment encodes these proteins:
- a CDS encoding ExbD/TolR family protein, giving the protein MAHIDSGDSSGRKKNIELNLVPFIDLMSVLITFLLITAVWTQVSMIQIGSSLYGKKSDTQPNPTPPPNADVVLKVDVKEMGYVLTVGKQVISLPMVNEQFDEAGLVAQLQRVKQLYPEKVDAIVSVADVIPYEQLIKAMDNCLTAGFSAISVATGGPQ; this is encoded by the coding sequence ATGGCTCACATAGATAGCGGCGATTCCAGCGGCAGAAAAAAGAATATCGAGCTGAACCTCGTGCCTTTCATCGACTTGATGAGCGTTCTTATTACGTTCCTGCTTATCACGGCCGTTTGGACTCAAGTGTCTATGATTCAAATTGGTAGTTCCCTCTATGGGAAGAAATCGGACACGCAACCCAATCCGACGCCGCCACCAAACGCCGATGTGGTGCTGAAAGTGGATGTGAAGGAAATGGGTTATGTTTTAACTGTTGGGAAACAAGTGATCAGCCTTCCCATGGTGAACGAACAATTTGATGAAGCGGGTTTGGTGGCGCAACTGCAGCGTGTGAAGCAGCTGTATCCTGAAAAAGTGGATGCGATTGTTTCAGTTGCAGATGTCATCCCCTATGAACAACTCATCAAGGCAATGGATAACTGTCTGACCGCAGGGTTCTCGGCGATATCCGTTGCGACGGGAGGGCCGCAGTAA
- a CDS encoding tetratricopeptide repeat protein: protein MKINRHQLLVSGFMSLVLASTAGAQTKTVKTTKTVKKKTVGELLSQANDGTRGGRVQMSKTDTSLPSANMGFKQDVQNYNLESVKPPRSSEIMQRDSGNGQAEYERVLDQQIRELYKLTQKFKTSPNRGELWLRLAELYVEKASLIDSRKQDEYDAKLRAFQAGKTKSKPRLDTAEAREYNKKAVQLYEWFQRDFPRDEKMSQALFFLGYNYFELGEVKKGADYYEKLTRGYPNSQFVGEAHFALAEYYFENEKWANAYKEYSFLIKEKKHRLHTFALYKGSWCLFRLGKVQQAMTYLEYIIKAGKNETGDQLASRMKVNRTRLEGEALRDIVVFYAEGGDPNKAADYFKNLVGGNYSPYLERLAYQYSDRGNKDASRDVFKLLISQNPTAPKAFEYQYQIVQNYFYAKNTQRFKTELYGWVKDYDSSGAWYAANKGNKELIENSYKLRETTLRNYVLQQHQTAQNSRAQYSQSQAYEGYQLYLREFPDSATVADMHFYFGELLYDMGKYDEASMQYKWVVDNAPQSKFYGKSAQNLILSVERSIPSDQEMQKRVGNSTDPVPLEPKVDRFIKAGQWYVEKFPTAEKAVEIKFRMGRLYYQSNHFDQATTHFRDIVKQHPNTKYAEYSANLLLDIYNLRKDYVGLEKTGAELLAVPGIASSKAGADIRGVMEKASFKRGQDLELEKKYADSAQVFESFAKQNPKSNLAVNANFNAAVNYERAGMNAPAIAAYQGVLASKDPAADKLKPKARRLLAKLYQDSAQFEEAAKLYRQAAQENPTDSLAPNLMFNAAVLYEALGKSDEAIRSYTDFTKMNKKHSDNVEAVFSMAQIHRKAGQTGAAIARYTEYVEAGGRDQERVVESAYWVSELSTRQRATTRAQEWRQKTLAIQKRFAPNKKGVGATYAARIKLAEAEDTFKEMKSVTFPKDPAKQKAAADKKVALLTKLTGELAEVIKFDSAEEIVSSLSILGDANLNMAQAIINAPLPPGLNAEETKQYKAGVEKFAEPFNSKARESYKATVDRGLELEVYNDGFKSAYEFMNSKDPKGYYNGGEVGSDIRLVNWIGQ, encoded by the coding sequence ATGAAAATCAACAGGCATCAACTTCTTGTTTCCGGATTTATGAGTCTTGTTCTGGCGTCCACTGCGGGCGCTCAGACCAAAACTGTTAAGACCACCAAAACCGTCAAGAAAAAGACTGTCGGTGAACTGTTGTCCCAGGCCAATGATGGCACTCGCGGCGGCAGGGTGCAGATGTCCAAAACGGACACATCACTGCCTTCAGCGAACATGGGTTTCAAACAGGATGTCCAGAATTACAACCTGGAATCAGTTAAACCCCCGCGCTCTTCTGAAATCATGCAAAGAGACAGCGGCAACGGTCAGGCCGAGTACGAAAGAGTTCTGGATCAGCAGATCCGCGAACTGTACAAGCTGACGCAAAAATTCAAAACCAGCCCGAACCGCGGTGAACTGTGGTTGCGTCTGGCAGAGCTGTATGTCGAAAAAGCCAGTCTGATTGATTCCCGCAAGCAGGATGAATACGACGCGAAACTGCGTGCGTTCCAGGCGGGTAAAACCAAATCCAAACCTCGTCTGGATACGGCGGAAGCCCGCGAATACAACAAAAAGGCCGTTCAGCTTTATGAATGGTTCCAGCGTGATTTCCCACGTGACGAAAAAATGAGCCAGGCGCTCTTCTTCCTGGGGTACAACTATTTCGAACTGGGTGAAGTCAAAAAAGGCGCGGATTACTATGAAAAGCTAACCCGCGGTTATCCGAACTCCCAGTTTGTCGGCGAGGCGCACTTTGCCCTGGCGGAGTACTATTTTGAAAATGAAAAATGGGCGAATGCCTATAAAGAATATTCTTTCCTGATCAAGGAAAAGAAACACCGTTTGCACACCTTTGCCCTGTACAAGGGTTCATGGTGTTTGTTCCGTCTGGGCAAGGTTCAGCAGGCGATGACGTATCTTGAATATATCATCAAAGCCGGCAAGAACGAAACCGGGGACCAACTGGCAAGCCGTATGAAGGTGAACCGCACGCGTCTTGAGGGTGAAGCCCTGCGTGACATCGTGGTGTTCTATGCGGAAGGCGGCGATCCAAACAAGGCGGCGGATTACTTCAAGAATCTTGTGGGCGGCAACTACAGCCCTTACCTGGAAAGACTGGCGTATCAGTATTCTGATCGCGGTAACAAAGATGCTTCCCGTGACGTGTTTAAGCTTCTGATCTCTCAGAACCCGACAGCTCCAAAAGCTTTCGAGTACCAGTATCAGATCGTGCAAAACTACTTTTATGCGAAGAACACGCAGCGCTTTAAAACCGAGCTTTACGGCTGGGTGAAGGACTATGACTCCAGTGGAGCATGGTATGCCGCGAACAAAGGCAACAAAGAGCTGATTGAAAATTCTTATAAACTGCGTGAAACCACGCTGCGAAACTATGTTTTGCAGCAGCACCAGACAGCGCAGAACTCCCGTGCCCAGTATTCGCAGTCCCAGGCTTACGAAGGTTATCAGTTGTACCTGCGTGAGTTCCCGGATTCAGCGACGGTGGCGGACATGCACTTCTACTTCGGTGAATTGCTGTACGATATGGGTAAATACGACGAAGCTTCCATGCAGTACAAATGGGTCGTGGATAACGCGCCTCAAAGCAAGTTCTATGGCAAATCTGCCCAGAACTTGATCTTGTCTGTTGAGCGCAGCATCCCTTCTGATCAGGAAATGCAAAAACGCGTGGGGAATTCCACTGATCCGGTTCCTTTGGAGCCAAAAGTGGACCGCTTCATCAAAGCCGGTCAGTGGTACGTGGAAAAGTTCCCAACAGCGGAAAAAGCGGTGGAAATCAAATTCCGTATGGGCCGTCTGTACTATCAAAGCAATCACTTTGATCAGGCAACGACTCACTTCCGTGACATCGTGAAACAGCATCCGAACACCAAATATGCCGAATATTCAGCCAACTTGTTGCTGGATATTTACAACCTCAGAAAAGACTATGTGGGACTGGAAAAAACCGGTGCCGAGCTTCTGGCTGTTCCGGGCATTGCTTCCTCCAAGGCGGGCGCGGACATCCGTGGCGTGATGGAAAAAGCGTCCTTCAAGCGCGGTCAGGATCTGGAGCTTGAAAAGAAATACGCAGACAGTGCGCAGGTGTTTGAGTCCTTCGCGAAACAAAATCCGAAGTCCAATCTGGCAGTTAATGCGAACTTCAATGCGGCCGTGAACTATGAGCGTGCAGGCATGAATGCACCGGCGATCGCGGCTTACCAGGGGGTTTTGGCCTCTAAAGATCCGGCCGCGGACAAGTTGAAACCGAAAGCGCGCCGTTTGCTGGCGAAGCTCTACCAGGATTCTGCCCAGTTCGAGGAAGCAGCGAAACTTTACCGTCAGGCGGCTCAGGAAAATCCAACGGATTCCCTGGCTCCGAACCTGATGTTCAATGCGGCTGTGCTGTATGAAGCCCTGGGTAAATCGGATGAAGCCATCCGTTCTTACACGGACTTCACTAAAATGAACAAAAAACACAGCGACAACGTTGAAGCGGTGTTCAGTATGGCTCAGATCCATCGTAAAGCCGGTCAGACCGGTGCGGCGATTGCCCGTTACACGGAATACGTGGAAGCCGGCGGTCGTGATCAAGAGCGTGTGGTTGAAAGTGCTTACTGGGTCAGCGAGCTGTCGACTCGTCAAAGAGCGACAACAAGAGCTCAGGAATGGCGCCAGAAAACTTTGGCAATCCAGAAGCGTTTTGCGCCTAACAAAAAAGGTGTGGGTGCGACTTACGCGGCCCGTATCAAACTGGCAGAAGCAGAAGACACTTTCAAAGAGATGAAATCCGTGACCTTCCCTAAAGATCCGGCCAAACAAAAGGCAGCAGCTGACAAGAAAGTCGCTTTGCTGACCAAGTTGACCGGCGAACTGGCGGAAGTGATCAAGTTTGACAGCGCGGAAGAAATCGTAAGTTCGCTTTCGATTCTGGGCGACGCCAACTTGAACATGGCTCAGGCAATCATCAATGCGCCACTGCCTCCGGGGCTGAACGCAGAAGAAACGAAGCAGTACAAAGCGGGTGTGGAAAAGTTCGCAGAACCGTTCAACTCCAAGGCTCGTGAAAGTTACAAGGCCACGGTGGATCGCGGTCTGGAGCTGGAAGTGTACAACGATGGCTTCAAATCTGCTTACGAGTTCATGAACAGCAAGGATCCGAAGGGTTATTACAACGGCGGCGAAGTGGGCTCTGACATTCGTCTGGTGAATTGGATAGGTCAATAA
- a CDS encoding ExbD/TolR family protein, whose protein sequence is MAIFRPGERHRYHNILSKKKGKRDVTALLSLTAMVDMFTVLVIFLLQNYNATGEILYIPKDVVLPKATSVRELKPAHVITISSNEILLDRDVVATFDDVKGTEEWLIPKLKDTLAEALVKSRTEQEGKLQNKIRDVVETTRGETEEDPNAWSKVTIQADKGVDFLTVKKVLFTVTEAGAGEINFAVTKLPQETNSN, encoded by the coding sequence ATGGCCATCTTCAGACCTGGTGAACGTCATCGTTATCACAATATTTTAAGCAAGAAAAAAGGGAAGCGTGACGTTACGGCGTTGCTGTCACTGACAGCGATGGTCGACATGTTCACGGTTCTGGTTATCTTCCTGCTGCAGAACTACAATGCCACGGGTGAAATTCTTTACATCCCGAAGGATGTCGTTTTGCCAAAGGCCACCAGCGTGCGCGAGTTGAAACCGGCGCACGTCATCACGATTTCCAGCAACGAGATCCTGCTGGACAGGGACGTGGTGGCAACCTTTGACGACGTCAAAGGCACGGAAGAATGGCTGATTCCAAAGCTGAAGGACACTTTGGCTGAGGCTTTGGTGAAATCCCGCACTGAGCAGGAAGGCAAGCTTCAGAACAAGATCCGTGACGTGGTTGAAACCACCCGTGGAGAGACTGAAGAAGACCCGAACGCCTGGAGCAAAGTCACGATTCAGGCCGATAAAGGTGTGGACTTCCTGACTGTCAAAAAGGTTCTGTTCACTGTGACAGAGGCCGGGGCTGGCGAGATCAACTTCGCGGTCACCAAGCTGCCGCAGGAAACAAATTCGAACTAA
- a CDS encoding outer membrane beta-barrel domain-containing protein, with translation MLSRKLTSLVIVFLALTAPGLGYAQSEGDELDVIELELEKEAPRQQPSISDSTPSYQETAPKDNTLTDFSGLGTLAPFQEISIIQKRFLPKTGRFQLFGGLTTVTNDPFFLTFGGVAKASYFMSESWGLELNYFGLTTSNRQATDELREINGVSTENLVYPKSFIGVDLMYVPVYGKMTWFNETIVPFDLYLSAGYGNTETQSGESAGTVHLAAGQIFALSKAYAVRWDFSWNFFNAKGIDGSTNSFNNLFLTVGMSWFFPEASYR, from the coding sequence ATGTTAAGCAGAAAACTCACTTCTCTGGTAATTGTTTTCCTGGCGCTGACGGCGCCGGGCCTGGGTTATGCCCAGTCTGAAGGTGACGAACTGGATGTGATCGAACTGGAGCTTGAAAAAGAAGCTCCAAGACAGCAGCCGTCTATTTCTGATTCCACGCCGTCCTATCAGGAGACTGCTCCGAAGGACAACACCCTGACGGACTTCTCGGGACTGGGCACATTGGCTCCTTTCCAGGAAATTTCCATCATTCAAAAACGCTTCCTGCCAAAAACCGGCCGCTTCCAGTTGTTCGGTGGTTTGACGACAGTGACGAATGATCCGTTCTTCCTGACATTCGGTGGGGTGGCGAAAGCCAGCTACTTTATGTCTGAAAGCTGGGGGCTTGAGCTGAACTATTTCGGTCTGACCACGTCCAATCGTCAGGCGACGGATGAGTTGCGCGAAATCAACGGCGTTTCCACCGAGAATCTGGTTTATCCAAAATCCTTTATCGGGGTGGATCTGATGTACGTCCCGGTTTACGGAAAAATGACCTGGTTCAATGAAACGATCGTTCCATTTGACCTGTATCTGTCTGCTGGTTACGGCAATACTGAAACCCAGTCCGGTGAAAGTGCAGGAACTGTGCACTTGGCTGCGGGGCAGATTTTTGCCCTGAGCAAAGCTTATGCGGTTCGCTGGGATTTCAGCTGGAACTTCTTCAATGCCAAAGGCATCGACGGCTCTACAAATTCATTCAACAACCTCTTCCTTACCGTGGGTATGAGTTGGTTCTTCCCGGAGGCTAGTTACCGATGA
- a CDS encoding tetratricopeptide repeat protein encodes MKRIITCFSLLALAACSSSPTKETSEETKTAVAEAPRVEVDEFKDLEKVEPVRPVTPPAPSQYAVLNEAIKSQSDERIYQASTQILTQSPNDARALNALAMYHYKRGRFDLCRYLLGKAISSSPKTAELYSNLGIVQLAQNERRDAVKSFRKALDINNDEAVAAANLGAIYVQERDFAKAGVVLETAYRKGVRDPRVLNNYGIALTAQGKLDRAEEMYKAALKDSGNNKEVLFNYAILLVDHMQKYQDGLEVINRLKFVGGPADSRNRIIALENKAKAGIK; translated from the coding sequence ATGAAAAGAATAATCACTTGTTTCAGTTTGCTGGCACTGGCGGCTTGTTCTTCCAGTCCAACCAAAGAAACCTCTGAAGAAACCAAAACGGCGGTGGCGGAAGCCCCGAGGGTTGAGGTGGATGAGTTCAAGGATCTGGAAAAGGTCGAGCCGGTTCGTCCGGTGACTCCACCAGCGCCTTCCCAATATGCGGTTTTGAATGAAGCGATCAAGTCCCAGTCTGATGAAAGAATCTATCAGGCTTCGACTCAGATTCTGACCCAGTCCCCGAATGATGCCCGCGCCCTGAATGCCCTGGCGATGTATCACTATAAACGTGGACGTTTTGATCTGTGTCGTTACCTGCTGGGGAAAGCCATCAGTTCCAGCCCCAAAACAGCAGAGCTTTACTCGAATTTAGGCATTGTCCAGCTGGCGCAAAATGAGCGCCGCGATGCTGTGAAGTCCTTCCGCAAAGCTTTGGACATCAATAATGACGAAGCGGTGGCGGCGGCAAATCTGGGCGCGATCTATGTTCAGGAGCGTGATTTCGCGAAAGCCGGTGTTGTGCTCGAAACAGCCTATCGCAAGGGTGTGCGTGATCCTCGCGTTTTGAACAACTATGGCATTGCTCTGACGGCACAAGGGAAACTGGACCGTGCAGAAGAAATGTATAAAGCGGCTTTGAAAGACAGCGGTAACAACAAAGAGGTTCTGTTCAACTACGCCATTCTGCTGGTCGATCATATGCAGAAGTATCAGGATGGCTTGGAAGTTATTAACAGACTAAAGTTTGTAGGTGGACCTGCAGATAGCCGTAATCGCATTATTGCTTTGGAAAATAAGGCGAAAGCTGGGATAAAATAG
- a CDS encoding AgmX/PglI C-terminal domain-containing protein: MRSPLIFRIFKNNQLVGVKQFDQDQIVVGHNAEVHLDLDADGVSPIHCLIELRDNGWYVCDLGSSQGTFKNGQAVLDEAIASGDEIEVGPFRIAFFVGVPKPKVVPGAPASESAAPVAEVPAPPPPKPEPSMPPAAVVKTEEIKVTPVIPVATPSIPVEAPKAEEKPVLTAVPVKPEIRKERSSYKKAKKSKTFAPPSEIQNLKSHLKPGKGTTVEVLVTWKERILTTYHFKGNKTIRVNAGGDLSVALPDGLVPRGYPLLDMSAGLRVNTTNEMDTEMVISGGVTQHVEDLAKSGKAQKGGNGYSVRVDQNEMLCVNLPGGNLCLYIRFVPQAPTVPMLPMMLSGSEMTGVAMSLIIVGLLALYISATTPKDWQENKQEEVQRIAQVVFTNPPPAPTPTPTPPPPVPPTPPPQPVATPTPPPPKKVVVADANKEAQKKGTTGQQAQRAQVAARASEVAPKPNAKDRTKKFTSTRQGGAIKTGNTAGANAQSSNKDLSKVGLFSAFGGGGSRANIDKAYSGAGEVLGMADKATGTAGFNEDRAGDDLGSKFKDAGAGGKGTATQGIAGIGTKGRGSGQAAYGASEGFGSKTTVAIEGGGAEESFDATIDKEAIRRVIRSKLNEVKSCYERALNTLEKGKKMEGKVILAWEIIERGQARNVKVVDSSLGNPGVEECIRRRLASWVFPEPPTGMTAEVQAYPFVLNQAN; the protein is encoded by the coding sequence TTGAGATCGCCGTTAATATTTAGAATTTTCAAAAACAATCAGCTCGTTGGTGTTAAACAGTTCGACCAGGATCAAATCGTGGTTGGGCATAACGCCGAAGTGCATCTGGATCTGGATGCGGATGGTGTTTCACCGATTCACTGCCTGATCGAACTTCGTGATAACGGATGGTATGTCTGTGATTTGGGTTCTTCTCAAGGGACTTTCAAAAACGGGCAGGCTGTTCTGGATGAAGCCATCGCCTCTGGCGATGAAATCGAAGTGGGTCCTTTCCGTATTGCCTTCTTTGTGGGTGTGCCGAAACCTAAAGTGGTTCCGGGGGCGCCAGCTTCTGAATCTGCGGCTCCAGTTGCTGAAGTGCCAGCACCACCTCCGCCAAAGCCGGAACCATCCATGCCGCCTGCGGCCGTGGTGAAGACCGAGGAAATCAAAGTCACTCCGGTTATTCCGGTGGCGACTCCGAGTATTCCGGTTGAAGCTCCGAAGGCTGAAGAAAAGCCTGTTCTGACGGCGGTTCCGGTAAAACCTGAAATCCGCAAAGAACGCTCTTCTTACAAGAAAGCCAAGAAAAGCAAAACATTCGCTCCTCCAAGTGAGATTCAGAATCTGAAATCGCACCTGAAGCCTGGTAAAGGCACCACGGTCGAAGTTCTGGTCACCTGGAAAGAGCGTATCCTGACGACTTATCATTTCAAGGGCAATAAAACCATCCGCGTGAATGCGGGCGGGGACTTGTCTGTAGCTCTTCCTGACGGACTGGTGCCGCGCGGTTATCCGCTGCTGGACATGTCTGCGGGTCTGCGTGTGAACACCACCAACGAGATGGACACCGAGATGGTGATCTCTGGCGGCGTGACCCAGCACGTGGAAGACCTTGCCAAATCCGGCAAGGCGCAAAAGGGCGGCAACGGTTACAGCGTGCGTGTTGATCAGAATGAAATGCTGTGTGTGAATCTGCCGGGTGGAAACCTGTGCCTTTACATCCGCTTTGTTCCACAGGCACCGACAGTTCCGATGCTTCCAATGATGCTTTCCGGTTCAGAAATGACTGGTGTGGCGATGTCCCTGATCATTGTGGGTTTGCTGGCACTGTATATCTCCGCAACAACCCCGAAAGACTGGCAGGAAAACAAGCAGGAAGAGGTTCAGCGTATTGCCCAGGTGGTGTTCACAAATCCACCGCCGGCTCCAACGCCAACACCGACGCCTCCTCCGCCAGTGCCTCCGACTCCGCCGCCGCAACCGGTGGCGACGCCAACTCCACCGCCGCCTAAGAAAGTGGTTGTGGCTGATGCGAACAAGGAAGCACAGAAAAAAGGAACAACCGGACAGCAGGCTCAACGGGCCCAGGTGGCGGCAAGAGCCAGTGAAGTGGCTCCGAAGCCCAACGCGAAAGACCGTACCAAGAAGTTCACGTCCACTCGTCAGGGGGGCGCGATCAAAACGGGTAACACGGCTGGTGCGAATGCTCAGTCTTCCAACAAGGACCTTTCCAAAGTGGGTCTGTTCAGCGCCTTCGGTGGCGGGGGCAGTCGCGCCAACATCGACAAAGCGTATTCTGGAGCCGGTGAGGTACTGGGTATGGCCGACAAGGCGACCGGAACTGCGGGCTTCAATGAAGACCGTGCCGGTGATGATCTGGGCTCCAAGTTCAAGGATGCCGGGGCTGGTGGAAAAGGCACTGCAACTCAGGGTATTGCCGGAATCGGTACCAAGGGTCGTGGGTCAGGTCAGGCTGCTTACGGTGCGTCTGAGGGCTTCGGTTCGAAGACCACAGTGGCTATCGAAGGCGGTGGTGCTGAAGAATCCTTCGACGCGACCATTGATAAAGAAGCTATCCGTCGTGTGATCCGCTCTAAACTTAACGAGGTGAAAAGCTGCTACGAGCGTGCTTTGAACACTCTTGAGAAGGGCAAGAAGATGGAAGGTAAAGTGATTCTTGCTTGGGAGATCATCGAGCGAGGTCAGGCACGCAACGTGAAAGTTGTCGATTCCTCTCTGGGCAATCCAGGTGTGGAAGAATGTATCCGCCGTCGTCTGGCAAGCTGGGTGTTCCCAGAGCCACCGACCGGAATGACAGCTGAAGTACAGGCGTACCCGTTTGTTTTGAATCAGGCTAATTAA
- a CDS encoding tetratricopeptide repeat protein translates to MKKLLPLLIAASIAVPVVGDAQQRKTLKRQTAPARRAAPVSGNTREATLRNQLSNALRMAQSGQYESAANALFSLSRRSELAAERPQIKYILGTMLVELKLYQTAAFQFVDVIRMKHPKYSKMAIEKLSIVADSLGDDTILNYAISRVDLNDFPANLRDMINFRLGEIRLRNREFAKAADLFSRVSPTSSYYFQSLYAKGLAELEANQPSLAVGTFNKMLDARRRAPVTDTNKVAAQMGLARALYQKQDWDASVEAYSQVPRDTLMWHDAVFEQSWAMLRAARFRSSLSNFQTLHSAYYEDFYMPESLLLRSIVYLYICKYDEMEKVLSLFEKTYGPVRSKIGDFLKSSNEAGTFYAEVEKAHLMKTTDKSANLRLPYIVLRNVLDQGDVKRSMHYLEKLNQEKARVESNSAFRASPLGQYSLKILANRSKNTKFAVGDMVKAHLLNMRVELRDLYEQAGFIRYEMITGRKESIKKKIAGKDISGDQIDENVNRKFYIENGYEYYPFQGEYWLDEVGNYHYLGKQSCE, encoded by the coding sequence ATGAAGAAATTATTACCTCTCCTGATTGCCGCAAGTATTGCAGTTCCGGTGGTGGGCGATGCCCAGCAGCGTAAAACTCTGAAAAGACAAACTGCGCCGGCCCGCCGTGCGGCTCCTGTTTCAGGGAACACACGTGAAGCCACTCTTCGAAATCAACTGAGCAACGCTCTTCGTATGGCGCAAAGCGGGCAGTATGAATCTGCTGCCAATGCGCTGTTTTCGCTGAGCCGCCGTTCTGAACTGGCTGCGGAACGTCCGCAGATCAAATACATCCTGGGCACGATGCTGGTAGAGCTGAAGCTTTATCAGACGGCCGCATTCCAGTTCGTGGATGTGATCCGCATGAAACATCCCAAGTATTCCAAAATGGCCATCGAAAAACTTTCGATTGTGGCCGATTCTTTGGGTGATGACACGATTTTGAATTACGCGATTTCCCGAGTGGACTTGAATGACTTCCCGGCGAACCTGCGTGATATGATCAACTTCCGTTTGGGCGAAATCCGACTGCGCAACCGCGAATTTGCCAAAGCTGCGGACTTGTTCAGCCGTGTTTCCCCAACCAGCAGCTATTATTTCCAGTCTTTGTACGCCAAGGGCCTGGCAGAACTTGAAGCCAATCAGCCGTCATTGGCTGTGGGCACATTCAACAAAATGCTCGATGCCCGCCGTCGTGCTCCGGTGACGGACACGAACAAAGTGGCCGCTCAAATGGGTCTTGCCCGTGCACTTTATCAAAAGCAGGATTGGGATGCTTCAGTGGAAGCTTATTCCCAGGTTCCCCGCGATACTTTGATGTGGCATGACGCTGTCTTTGAGCAGAGCTGGGCGATGCTGCGTGCGGCGCGCTTCCGTTCTTCTTTGAGTAACTTCCAAACTCTCCACTCGGCATATTACGAAGACTTCTATATGCCGGAGAGCTTGCTTTTGCGCTCAATCGTATATCTGTACATCTGTAAGTACGACGAGATGGAAAAGGTTCTGAGCCTGTTTGAAAAAACTTATGGGCCGGTCCGCTCCAAAATCGGTGACTTCCTGAAGTCCTCCAACGAAGCCGGTACCTTCTATGCAGAGGTTGAAAAAGCCCATCTGATGAAGACCACGGACAAGTCGGCGAACCTGCGTCTGCCATACATCGTTCTAAGAAACGTGCTGGATCAGGGGGATGTAAAACGCTCCATGCATTATCTGGAAAAACTGAATCAGGAAAAAGCGCGCGTGGAATCAAATTCTGCATTCCGTGCTTCTCCACTGGGTCAGTATTCCCTGAAGATCCTTGCAAACCGCAGCAAGAACACGAAGTTCGCCGTTGGCGACATGGTCAAGGCGCATCTGTTGAATATGCGCGTGGAATTGCGTGATCTTTACGAACAAGCCGGATTCATCCGTTACGAAATGATCACGGGCCGTAAGGAAAGCATCAAAAAGAAAATCGCCGGTAAAGACATCAGCGGTGACCAGATCGATGAAAACGTGAACCGCAAGTTCTACATCGAAAACGGTTACGAGTACTATCCATTCCAGGGTGAGTACTGGCTGGATGAAGTTGGAAACTACCATTACCTTGGAAAACAGAGCTGCGAGTAA
- a CDS encoding MotA/TolQ/ExbB proton channel family protein, whose product MNPTVTVDNMNFIQRAFAEGGFVMYVIAVIAILALFVIIERMMKLKNLAVDKKEFTDQIFRMVVAGDLRQAISYCDARPAPLTNTVKAGLVQAMNKRPDEEVQVAMDAAVMREMPKVEGWTSFLAVFGNVAVLAGLLGTIIGMIGSFRAVAAADPATKALELSKGISHALNCTAFGLLVAIISIVAYGLFQHRIQKTENEVVETSMSLLNLVVANREKIKD is encoded by the coding sequence GTGAACCCAACAGTTACAGTAGACAACATGAATTTCATCCAGCGTGCTTTCGCTGAGGGTGGTTTCGTCATGTACGTGATCGCAGTTATCGCCATCCTGGCGCTTTTTGTGATCATCGAAAGAATGATGAAGCTTAAAAATCTTGCCGTGGACAAAAAAGAGTTCACTGACCAGATCTTCAGAATGGTTGTGGCCGGCGATCTGCGTCAGGCAATCAGCTATTGTGATGCTCGTCCGGCTCCTTTGACGAATACAGTAAAAGCAGGTCTTGTTCAGGCGATGAACAAGCGTCCTGATGAAGAAGTGCAAGTGGCAATGGACGCAGCAGTAATGCGCGAAATGCCAAAAGTGGAAGGTTGGACATCTTTCCTGGCGGTCTTCGGTAACGTGGCCGTACTTGCGGGTCTTCTTGGAACGATCATCGGTATGATCGGTTCCTTCCGTGCGGTGGCGGCAGCCGATCCTGCAACCAAAGCTCTGGAACTTTCCAAAGGTATTTCCCACGCCCTGAACTGTACGGCGTTTGGTCTTTTGGTGGCGATCATCTCTATCGTGGCTTACGGTCTGTTCCAGCACCGCATCCAGAAAACAGAAAATGAAGTGGTTGAAACCAGCATGAGTCTGTTGAACCTGGTTGTTGCAAACAGAGAAAAAATCAAAGACTAA